A region of the Lytechinus pictus isolate F3 Inbred unplaced genomic scaffold, Lp3.0 scaffold_20, whole genome shotgun sequence genome:
TACATCGGAAACAAAGAGAAACGATTCAGGACCTTTGTTGCCAATAGAGTAGCAGCAATTAGGAGCTACTCTAATCCACAGCAATGGCACTTTGTGGACTCCAAATCCAATCCAGCCGACGATGTGTCAAATGGACTGTCAGCGAAGGATCTTCTAGCTAGTAAGAGATGGGTACATGGTCCTGATTTCTTAGTGCAAGGGAAGGAGAACTGGCCTACAAGTCCAATAGAAGCGGGAAACATGTTAGACAATGATCCAGAGGTCAAATTAGTCAAAGATGCCAGTACCTTCGGCACAGCAGTAGATGAAGGAAGACCCATGGATAGAATGATTGCCCACTACTCATCATGGTACAGGCTAAAGAGGGCAGTCTGTTGGGTGACCAAGTTTCTGAAGTGGCTTAAAGCTAAGAGAAAGCTTCCCAAACCTGACGAGGGAAGTGAATCCAGTAGGATAACTTTAGATGAGATGAACTATGCAGAATAGAAAATCCTGCAGTATGAACAGTCACGTTTCTTTGAGGAAGAAATTGGTCTTCTAACTGCTCAAGATGGTGTAAAGAAATCTAGCAGCATCTACAAGCTAGATCCAAAAATGGTAGGATGCCTGATCCGGGTTGGAGGAAGGTTGAGTAGGTCTGCGTTGCCATTGGAAGCAAAGCATCCTATCGTGCTTCCCAAGGAAAGCCCTGTGTCTCTATTGATATTGAGAGAGATACATGAGAAATGTGGACACAGTGGAAGAAACTACATTCTGTCGACACTTCGTGAGAAGTACTGGTTGCCTGGTGCAGGAGCTAAAATCAGAAGGATGATAGGGAAATGTGTGTCTTGCAGACGGCATAGAGCAAAGATTCTACAGCAAAAAATGGCTGATCTGCCCAAGGACAGAGTGACGCCTGATGACCCACCATTTTCTAAAGTAGGCATGGACTTCTTTGGGCCTATTGAAGTTAAAAGAGGAAGAAGTATGGTCAAGCGTTACGGAGTGATTTTCACATGCCTAGCCATTCGAGCTGTTCATATTGAAATGGCTTCATCTTTGGACACTGATTCCTGTATTGATGCTATACGACGCTTTATAGCTCGAAGTAAAGAGGCAATATGAAAGAGATAAGATCAGATAATGGAACCAATCTTGGTGGTGCCGAAAGGGAACTAAGACGAGAGATAGAAGGGTGGAATCAAGCCAAGCTAGATGAAGAGCTACTCCAGAGAAACATTAAGTGGTTATTCAATCCACCTGGAGCGTCACACTTTGGTGGAATCTGGGAGAGACAAATGGGCACAGTGAGGAAATTGATCCTTGCCTTGATGAAGCAGCAAACACTATCAGATGAAAGTTTGAGTACGCTACTCTGTGAAGTCGAAAGTATCATCAACAACAGGCTAGGCCTATTACCAGACTTTCTGATGACGCGAATGATGTAGAAGCCTTGAGGCCAAATCACCTGCTTCTGCTCAATAGAAGACCGCAACTACCTCCAGCATTGACTGCTAAGACTGACGTGTATGCGAAAAGAAGGTGGCGTCATGTGCAATACATGGCAGACCTTTTTTGGCGACGCTGGCTGAAGGAGTATTTGTCACAACTGCAGGAGAGGGAAAAATGGGTGTCATCGCATCGCAATGTGAAAGTTGGTGACCTTGTGCTGGTTGTGGACCAGAATCTACCGCGTAATCTGTGGCTGTTGGGTAGAGTGCTCAAAACCATGCCCGACAGAGAAGGTCTTGTCCGTAGCGCAGAGATCAAAACGAGGAATAGTGTTCTTGTTAGGCCAATCGCAAAGCTGTGTTTAATTTTAGAATCAGATGTGTGAAATTCTttggataaacaaaacaaaacacagcTTCATATTTCAGTGCTAGGAAGTTACCAAATATTGTTCAAATTTGTGATAGAATACATaccaaaaaatacatttttgtggAAAGCCATTTTGATTATGTTTAGTTTTACAAGAAATATTTGTGATAAAATGAGTTGTAGCGTTCAACCCACTTGTGAGACCATATCGCGTTGTGAGTTCCAAAAGCAAAGGGAACAGAGGATGTGTCGCGTTGAGATAAACATAGTCGCGTGCTAATACAAGATGAACACAGTTGCCTTCTAATACAACATGAACATAGTCGCGTTTTAAGACGATGAATATATTCGCGTACGAAGACGAGACAAGCAAGTTGGACAATTTTGTTAACGGACTTATCGAATATCGATGCAAGTGATTGAGATAAATTTAATATCCATGATGGACGCTTTCGAGCCAGTGATGCACTCCATTTGAAGAAGGACATTTAAGaacatttaatatttcatattgaatgaGTATATGTTGGTTGACTACGGTGTTggttttgattttaaaagacCTGTAtcttgaaaaaatgaatacagtTTACCAAAATCCCAAGGTTATTAGCAAAAGGATGCGTTTTTGGTTCATGTAGTATCAATTTTGAGTgcttaagtttttgaaaatatcacaatatccAAAGTTAAACATGTGAAAGAATGTGTAGTGAAGGAAaactttttcaatatttttctgaacTTTGTGTGTTTTCTTAAACATTTTTATAAGTCAATTGTTGAAAATGCTTCTTATTTTTCAACtagagaaattagcaaaattaaaCAGAATCTGCTTGATAAACGATTAAGAACCATTGAAGAATATGGGAAAATAGAAATGGAACAAGTGTAACAAGAGTTGTATGAGGGTACTAATAAGGGAGTTGTTACCTATATTTTTACTTCCTGATCAATGAGATTATTCATGCATATGGAAATTGCTTGGTTGCCATGGTTACGCTTTGTTGGATTGTTTGACACTGGCTTAATAACAAGGTCATTCATGAATAGGCTGACTGATCATAAGTTGTCACATAGAAGTGAAACATCTGGATTTAGGGTTATCAGATTTATTGAAGAGTTTTTGCTATACCATTTTTGAAATTTGGTGATGTTTTTCTAAATTGTTATTTGGTGTTTCATGTGTCAAACTGAGCAAACTTAAATTAAGTTATTGTgatgtaatatttcattatagATATCTTGAGAGTTAATTACATATTACTACAGAGTAAAAGTTCTTACCTGCAGGCTTTATGAACCTTTGTTCCAATTGAAAATGCTTTTATAATCAACAAGACTATTGAAGGTTTACAGATTGTATGAGAATTTACCATACAGTTCCAGAAGTACATATGctga
Encoded here:
- the LOC135157932 gene encoding uncharacterized protein LOC135157932; this translates as MVGCLIRVGGRLSRSALPLEAKHPIVLPKESPVSLLILREIHEKCGHSGRNYILSTLREKYWLPGAGAKIRRMIGKCVSCRRHRAKILQQKMADLPKDRVTPDDPPFSKVGMDFFGPIEVKRGRSMVKRYGVIFTCLAIRAVHIEMASSLDTDSCIDAIRRFIARSKEAI